Proteins encoded in a region of the Limanda limanda chromosome 17, fLimLim1.1, whole genome shotgun sequence genome:
- the LOC133023846 gene encoding heme-binding protein 2-like: MMMLLSGLVGLLLVLTAEARVGYGAGLGVCSETEQCLLFDLVCKTENFEVRYYEPAKWAATVGTGSSVGIALVNGVNQLHEYFNGANENGEKFHMPEHVGITVPNETIWETSAYAVIALLPLEYQETSPPTPTVDNVYIYDAVESTMYVRSFDGLLTAKSDRDAAQSLARDLDSVGAKYDKSFYFVATFASRMSLIDRRSEVLFVALDEPVCI; encoded by the exons ATGAT gATGCTTCTTTCAGGGCTTGTTGGCCTCCTGCTGGTGCTGACAGCTGAGGCCAGAGTCGG ATACGGCGCCGGGTTAGGCGTCTGTTCTGAGACAGAGCAGTGTCTTCTGTTCGATCTGGTTTGTAAGACTGAGAATTTCGAA GTGCGTTACTATGAACCTGCAAAGTGGGCTGCAACAGTTGGGACAGGCTCTTCCGTTGGCATTGCATTAGTTAACGGAGTCAATCAATTACATGAATATTTCAATGGTGCCAATGAAAATG GAGAAAAATTTCACATGCCAGAACACGTTGGCATTACAGTCCCTAATGAGACTATTTGGGAAACGTCTGCCTACGCTGTGATTGCGTTGCTTCCACTTGAATATCAGGAAACCTCCCCCCCGACTCCTACCGTTGATAAT GTTTACATCTATGACGCAGTTGAAAGTACCATGTATGTTCGGAGCTTTGATGGATTGTTAACGGCCAAGTCTGACAGGGACGCAGCACAAAGTTTGGCCCGTGACCTCGACTCAGTTGGTGCAAAGTACGACAAGAGCTTCTACTTTGTTGCTACATTTGCCAG tcGGATGTCGCTCATTGACAGGCGCAGTGAGGTGCTGTTTGTTGCTCTGGATGAGCCCGTCTGCATCTGA
- the nr5a5 gene encoding nuclear receptor subfamily 5, group A, member 5 → MDLAGYHPQLPQPLVHHPGSYPDNEFNSEGSSTSGELKTEPHGRAEAEDSCPICGDKVSGYHYGLLTCESCKGFFKRSVQNNKHYTCADRQNCPMNLSQRKRCPSCRFQKCLAVGMKREAVRADRMRGGRNKFGPLYRRDRQMKQQRVDSRANTAPYRIKMETAQRHWPSAANDLHPMSSHTSTLLSSDAFHQSHMFPTGTGQSGASMPLDCTTHADRGSTPPSLPCPGLYHRNLSGFVQEKGDVAFGCSTAPSYYPLHPTLDSSFTPRGPPASSPCSGPSSNTALSQALIQTHTPPPATLTTNFLNQLLEGEQDESQLCAKVLASLQREQASRGKHDRLNTFSIMCKMADQTLHGLVEWARNTELFKELKVEDQMSLLQSCWSELLVLDHLCRQVAYGKDGCIYLVTGQQIEVLTVVSQAGVTLSSLVSRTQDLVYKLKTLQLDRHEFVCLKYLVLFNPDVKHVQSRRQVEQTQERVNRGLMEHTQQSHPGHSDKFGQLLLRLPEVRSISLQVEEYLYQRHLLGDLPCNSLLTEMLHTKHN, encoded by the exons ATGGACCTAGCAGGTTATCACCCACAGCTGCCCCAGCCTCTTGTCCACCACCCTGGCAGCTACCCGGACAATGAGTTCAACTCAGAGGGATCATCAACAT CTGGGGAGTTGAAGACAGAGCCACACggcagagcagaggcagaggaCAGCTGTCCCATCTGTGGGGACAAGGTCTCAGGATACCACTATGGCCTGCTCACTTGTGAAAGCTGCAAG ggctTCTTCAAACGCTCAGTGCAGAATAACAAGCATTACACCTGTGCAGATCGACAGAACTGCCCCATGAACCTTTCCCAGAGGAAACGTTGTCCTTCCTGCCGCTTCCAGAAGTGTTTGGCCGTGGGCATGAAGAGAGaag CTGTGAGAGCAGATCGTATGAGAGGTGGCAGGAATAAGTTTGGGCCTCTGTACCGACGGGACAGGCAGATGAAGCAGCAAAGGGTCGACTCCCGAGCAAACACCGCTCCCTACAGGATTAAGATGGAAACTGCACAAAGACACTGGCCCTCAGCTGCGAACGACCTTCACCCGATGAGCAGTCACACAAGCACTTTGTTGTCCTCTGATGCTTTTCATCAGTCCCACATGTTTCCCACGGGCACGGGGCAGTCGGGCGCGTCCATGCCACTGGACTGCACCACGCACGCAGACAGGGGGTCCACTCCTCCGTCCCTGCCCTGTCCTGGACTGTACCACCGCAATCTCTCTGGATTTGTCCAGGAGAAAGGAGATGTGGCTTTTGGCTGCAGCACGGCTCCCTCATATTATCCATTACACCCAACCCTAGACAGTTCCTTCACACCAAGAGGCCCGCCAGCATCGTCCCCCTGCTCCGGGCCGAGCTCCAACACCGCTCTCTCCCAAGCTCTCATCCAAACCCACACTCCCCCGCCGGCCACGCTTACCACCAACTTCTTAAACCAACTCCTGGAGGGCGAGCAGGATGAGAGCCAGCTGTGTGCCAAGGTCCTGGCCAGCCTGCAGCGGGAGCAGGCCAGCCGAGGCAAACACGACCGCCTGAACACATTCAGCATCATGTGCAAGATGGCCGACCAGACGCTGCACGGCCTGGTGGAGTGGGCCAGGAACACGGAACTCTTCAAGGAGCTCAAG GTGGAGGACCAGatgtctctgctgcagagctgctggagtGAGTTGCTGGTCCTGGACCATCTCTGTAGACAGGTGGCCTACGGCAAAGATGGTTGCATATATCTGGTCACTGGGCAACAG ATTGAGGTGTTGACCGTGGTGTCTCAGGCAGGAGTGACACTGAGTAGCCTGGTATCCAGGACCCAAGACCTGGTGTATAAACTGAAGACACTCCAGTTAGACAGACACGAGTTTGTCTGTCTCAAGTACTTGGTGCTATTCAACCCCG ATGTGAAACATGTGCAGAGTCGAAGGCAGGTGGAGCAGACTCAGGAGAGGGTGAACAGGGGCCTGATGGAGCACACGCAGCAAAGTCATCCAGGACACTCGGATAAGTTTGGCCAGCTGTTGCTTCGTCTGCCGGAGGTGCGAAGCATTAGCTTGCAGGTCGAGGAGTATTTGTACCAGCGCCATCTTCTGGGAGACTTGCCCTGCAACTCCCTCCTCACAGAGATGCTTCACACCAAACACAACTGA
- the LOC133023735 gene encoding heme-binding protein 2-like, which translates to MLLSGLVGLLLVLTAEARVGYGSGLGICSETEQCLLFDVVCKNENFEVRYYEPAKWAATIGTGSSVGIALVNGVNKLHEYFNGANENGEKFHMPEHVGITVPNETIWETSVYTVHALLPLEYQETSPPTPTVDNVYIYDGVDITMYVRSFDGLLTAKSDRDAAQSLARDLDSVGAKYVKSLYFVSTFASRMSLIDRRSEVLFVALDEPVCI; encoded by the exons ATGCTTCTTTCAGGGCTTGTTGGCCTCCTGCTGGTGCTGACAGCTGAGGCCAGAGTCGG ATACGGCTCCGGGTTAGGCATCTGTTCTGAGACAGAGCAGTGTCTTCTGTTCGATGTGGTTTGTAAGAACGAGAATTTCGAA GTGCGTTACTATGAACCTGCAAAGTGGGCTGCAACTATTGGGACAGGCTCTTCCGTTGGCATTGCATTGGTTAACGGAGTCAATAAATTACATGAATATTTCAACGGTGCCAATGAAAATG GAGAAAAATTTCACATGCCAGAACACGTTGGCATTACAGTCCCTAATGAGACTATTTGGGAAACATCTGTCTACACTGTGCATGCGTTGCTTCCACTTGAATATCAGGAAACCTCCCCCCCGACTCCTACCGTTGATAAT GTTTACATCTATGACGGAGTTGATATTACCATGTATGTACGGAGCTTTGATGGATTGTTAACGGCCAAGTCTGACAGGGACGCAGCACAAAGTTTGGCCCGTGACCTCGACTCAGTTGGTGCAAAGTACGTCAAGAGCTTGTACTTTGTTTCTACATTTGCCAG tcGGATGTCGCTCATTGACAGGCGCAGTGAGGTGCTGTTTGTTGCTCTGGATGAGCCCGTCTGCATCTGA
- the LOC133023734 gene encoding heme-binding protein 2-like yields MDKDISIVLSGLVGLLLVLTAEARVGDSSQVQFCTETEECLLFDPICEFDGVEVRSYSSVKWISTNESSMLMEFAAMNQFRRLYDYIQGSNNQEVKIDMTSPVLLTVPDKRWYQKGLFSMNFLLPSEHQENPPKPTKPGVHIRETPDMQVYVLSYSGWMTTSSIDKALLLLTQKLDAKGAGYRKDIRYAAGYNR; encoded by the exons ATGGACAAAGACATCTC gaTTGTTCTTTCAGGGCTTGTGGGCCTCCTGCTGGTGCTGACAGCTGAGGCCAGAGTTGG agacTCCTCTCAGGTGCAATTCTGCACTGAGACAGAGGAGTGTCTGCTGTTTGATCCTATTTGTGAGTTTGATGGCGTGGAG GTTCGTAGCTACAGCTCCGTGAAGTGGATTTCAACTAATGAGTCATCCATGTTAATGGAATTTGCTGCAATGAACCAGTTCAGACGACTATACGACTACATCCAAGGTTCTAACAATcaag AAGTGAAAATTGACATGACATCTCCGGTTCTGCTGACTGTACCTGATAAGAGATGGTATCAAAAGGGTCTCTTCTCAATGAATTTCTTGCTGCCATCTGAACATCAGGAAAACCCCCCCAAACCCACCAAACCCGGG GTGCACATCCGTGAGACGCCTGACATGCAGGTGTATGTGCTGAGCTACTCTGGATGGATGACGACCTCTTCTATCGACAAGGCCCTTCTGCTGCTGACCCAGAAACTGGACGCCAAGGGTGCAGGCTACAGAAAAGACATCCGCTATGCTGCGGGATACAACAGGTAA